The following are encoded together in the Candidatus Baltobacteraceae bacterium genome:
- a CDS encoding cytochrome c, with amino-acid sequence MNRYLVLLAATALLVATSACASHAKPAPPPPTVNANGRSIFQTGKNSSGVQIVARPAALMSSCAACHRADGAGGLHFARGAVSADLRYKALVTGQAPRPYTITLLERAIATGIDNNGQPLSRVMPRWRLSPSDLHDVAAYVLTALK; translated from the coding sequence ATGAATCGTTACCTCGTACTGCTCGCGGCCACCGCGCTGCTTGTCGCTACGAGCGCTTGTGCCTCGCATGCGAAGCCTGCTCCGCCGCCGCCGACAGTCAATGCGAATGGCCGGTCGATCTTCCAAACCGGCAAAAATTCGAGCGGCGTACAGATCGTTGCGAGACCGGCCGCGCTCATGTCGAGTTGCGCCGCTTGCCATCGCGCCGACGGCGCCGGCGGCCTGCACTTTGCCAGAGGCGCCGTCAGCGCCGACCTGCGCTATAAAGCGCTCGTCACGGGTCAGGCGCCGCGCCCGTACACGATAACGCTTCTCGAACGAGCGATTGCGACCGGCATCGACAACAACGGTCAGCCGCTCAGCCGGGTAATGCCGCGCTGGAGGCTCTCGCCGAGCGATCTTCACGATGTCGCCGCCTACGTGCTCACCGCGTTGAAGTAG